A genomic window from Cupriavidus metallidurans CH34 includes:
- a CDS encoding STY4528 family pathogenicity island replication protein, with protein MAVDDTAPRAQRPGPIALADLFDAALKDLAPKSSSGAPASLPAPTPTPPTSGDAFLFSGNRHESVPRRLFLDRRLTPLERNAWQVFRLMLNDDGVTAFPTYEQLRPWLASMPCAGQASHETVARALTLLRLTRWLSLVRRRRDPKTGRILGNLYVLHDEPLTPFEAMQLDADYLALVSQSLGHSAKAVQVVGLNTLQEIADDPMLSGRTLPSRLQVLAERLADQGITASESYPQEDAVHDSEEGPASLLRNGDRPSSESEAGPKPAPDGALRNSKQDRTVRSSRIDEVRTTAQARALGDLQWPKRFAELKAEQQAGAKMALQQVDAALRQAVLDEWAARCGKHGIRNPAGYLFGIIQRAMRGEFNAWAKQTGPAPPTPSAARAPPTEPPRNVVPPEVARQHIERLRDLLRKS; from the coding sequence ATGGCCGTGGACGACACCGCCCCACGAGCCCAGCGCCCTGGCCCCATCGCACTCGCCGACCTGTTCGACGCTGCGCTGAAGGACCTCGCGCCCAAGTCCAGCTCTGGCGCTCCCGCGTCCCTGCCTGCTCCAACGCCCACGCCTCCTACGTCCGGCGACGCCTTCCTGTTCAGTGGCAATCGGCACGAGAGCGTGCCGCGGCGGCTGTTCCTCGACCGCCGCCTGACACCGCTGGAGCGCAACGCCTGGCAGGTGTTCCGATTGATGCTCAACGACGATGGCGTCACGGCATTTCCCACCTATGAGCAGTTGCGCCCCTGGCTGGCGTCGATGCCCTGCGCAGGCCAGGCCTCCCATGAGACCGTGGCGCGGGCGCTGACGCTGCTGCGCCTGACGCGCTGGCTGAGCCTCGTGCGACGACGGCGCGACCCCAAGACCGGTCGCATCCTCGGCAACCTCTACGTCCTGCACGACGAACCGCTGACGCCGTTCGAGGCGATGCAACTCGACGCCGACTACCTGGCCCTGGTCAGCCAGTCGCTGGGGCATTCGGCCAAGGCCGTCCAGGTGGTGGGACTCAACACCCTCCAGGAGATCGCGGACGACCCGATGCTGTCCGGACGCACCTTGCCGTCGCGGCTGCAAGTGCTCGCCGAGCGCCTGGCCGACCAGGGCATCACCGCCTCCGAAAGTTATCCACAGGAGGATGCGGTCCACGATTCCGAAGAAGGGCCCGCGAGCCTTCTTCGGAATGGCGATCGCCCATCTTCGGAATCCGAAGCAGGGCCGAAACCCGCGCCAGACGGCGCTCTTCGGAATTCGAAGCAGGACCGTACAGTACGTAGTAGTCGTATTGATGAAGTACGTACTACCGCGCAGGCGCGTGCGCTGGGCGACCTGCAATGGCCCAAGCGCTTCGCGGAACTGAAGGCGGAACAGCAGGCCGGAGCCAAGATGGCGTTGCAGCAGGTGGACGCTGCCCTGCGGCAGGCCGTGCTGGACGAATGGGCCGCACGGTGCGGCAAGCATGGCATCCGCAACCCCGCCGGTTATCTGTTCGGCATCATCCAGCGCGCCATGCGCGGCGAGTTCAATGCCTGGGCCAAGCAGACCGGCCCGGCACCGCCAACACCATCGGCGGCGCGAGCGCCACCAACCGAGCCGCCGCGCAACGTCGTGCCGCCCGAGGTGGCCCGGCAGCACATCGAGCGCCTGCGCGATCTGCTGCGCAAATCCTGA
- a CDS encoding PFL_4669 family integrating conjugative element protein — MATSNEPLQLNLGSLRSAMSLTLHTHHASRIWHGRAAAEGRPGIVGLNGYIAVMNKMKRGSEQDDPYSDWWMLRIEEKLDQTRTTLQSLREQVDQALAGVPAALSLGENLNVQPVKLPLFVNAQLGFAAVYLLADYDDIARKLILAHHTALIDRSTLERWLNEGAHALRSLFSLAQQYRYSGCTRDDFAAKNAAARAALEKFGELPQDVLEGMRRSKFAPPVVRRGLQQRGDSAAAAASPTDEGAAADSAEAKSTAAGEDEPA; from the coding sequence ATGGCAACCAGCAACGAACCATTGCAACTCAACCTCGGCTCCCTGCGCAGCGCGATGTCGCTGACGCTGCACACCCACCACGCCTCGCGCATCTGGCATGGCCGCGCCGCCGCCGAGGGGCGACCCGGCATCGTCGGCCTGAACGGCTACATCGCCGTGATGAACAAGATGAAGCGCGGCTCGGAGCAGGACGACCCGTACAGCGACTGGTGGATGTTGCGCATCGAGGAAAAGCTCGACCAGACCAGGACCACGTTGCAATCGCTGCGCGAGCAGGTTGACCAGGCACTGGCCGGCGTGCCTGCGGCGTTGAGCCTGGGTGAGAACCTCAACGTGCAGCCGGTGAAGCTCCCCTTGTTCGTGAACGCGCAGCTCGGCTTTGCCGCCGTCTATCTGCTGGCCGACTACGACGACATCGCCCGCAAGCTGATCCTCGCCCACCACACCGCGCTGATCGATCGCTCGACGTTGGAGCGCTGGCTCAACGAAGGTGCCCACGCGCTGCGCAGCCTGTTCAGCCTGGCCCAGCAATACCGCTACTCGGGCTGCACCCGCGACGACTTCGCGGCCAAGAACGCCGCAGCTCGGGCAGCATTGGAGAAGTTCGGCGAACTGCCGCAGGACGTGCTCGAAGGCATGCGCCGCTCGAAGTTTGCGCCGCCCGTCGTGCGCCGTGGTCTGCAACAGCGTGGTGATAGCGCTGCCGCAGCCGCATCTCCCACCGACGAAGGCGCTGCCGCCGATTCGGCCGAGGCCAAGTCCACAGCCGCCGGCGAGGACGAACCGGCATGA
- a CDS encoding AlpA family transcriptional regulator, with the protein MSQTPVLPPNERRILRLDEVEAKSGFKRAHIYNLMKKRQFPQALRLGVRAVGWDSIEIDQWIAERLNHRT; encoded by the coding sequence ATGTCGCAGACCCCTGTACTCCCGCCGAACGAGCGCCGCATCCTGCGGCTCGATGAAGTCGAAGCGAAGTCCGGCTTCAAACGCGCCCACATCTACAACCTGATGAAGAAGCGCCAGTTCCCTCAGGCGCTGCGCCTGGGCGTGCGCGCTGTCGGCTGGGATTCGATCGAAATCGACCAGTGGATCGCCGAGCGCCTCAACCACCGGACCTGA
- a CDS encoding ParB family protein → MADMTSQDMAGKLLAAGFERSGPAATALSDPIADTPMVVTLDQLRPYDHDPRMKRNPAYEEIKASIRERGLDAAPAITRRPGEDHYIIRNGGNTRLAILRELWSETKEERFFRISCLFRPWPERGEIVALTGHLAENELRGGLTFIERALGVEKAREFYEQESGAALSQSELARRLAADGFPVQRSHITRMADAVRYLLPAIPTVLYGGLGRHQVERLSVMRTACKRTWEHYAKDRSLPLDFDSFFQEVLAQFDTQGDEFAPQRVQDELIGQMSELLGIGYDVLALDLTESESRHRALVSDPTPPAAQPALPSPTAGTPTPPGAASSIATPAAAAGPPPASPPASEPTLRHDDTAVGEAATGSQPAAPGDLLREHIVSPAPTTERLQSIQRMVADQLGDALPPDFSASVLQSIPVQAGGLYPISDVWYIDAGLDTPDRLRIHIAQFAREIAGEAGLDECIEDRADGIGFACRARGQAPSPLGRAVLTLLTSLTGQPVAEAGLDGAQLAADLPTLLHGQSQGHGSGARRLSDTALVKLFRLLRLARRLLDLEAGTTAPGT, encoded by the coding sequence ATGGCTGACATGACCTCGCAGGACATGGCAGGCAAGCTGCTCGCGGCCGGCTTCGAGCGCAGCGGCCCAGCGGCTACGGCCTTGAGCGACCCGATCGCGGACACGCCCATGGTCGTGACGCTGGACCAGTTGCGGCCCTACGACCATGACCCGCGCATGAAGCGCAACCCGGCTTACGAGGAAATCAAGGCATCCATCCGCGAGCGCGGCCTGGACGCGGCGCCGGCCATCACGCGCAGGCCCGGCGAGGACCACTACATCATCCGCAACGGCGGCAACACGCGACTGGCGATCCTGCGCGAACTCTGGTCGGAGACCAAGGAAGAACGCTTCTTCCGCATATCGTGCCTGTTCCGACCATGGCCGGAGCGCGGTGAAATCGTCGCGCTGACCGGGCATCTTGCCGAGAACGAACTGCGCGGCGGCCTCACGTTCATCGAGCGCGCGCTCGGCGTCGAGAAAGCACGGGAGTTCTACGAGCAGGAGAGCGGCGCCGCCCTGAGCCAGTCGGAACTGGCCCGCCGCCTGGCGGCCGATGGCTTCCCCGTCCAGCGGTCGCACATCACCCGCATGGCCGACGCGGTGCGCTACCTGCTGCCCGCCATTCCCACTGTGCTCTATGGCGGCCTGGGGCGCCACCAGGTCGAGCGGCTGTCGGTCATGCGCACGGCCTGCAAACGCACCTGGGAGCACTACGCCAAGGACCGTTCGCTGCCGCTGGACTTCGACAGTTTCTTTCAGGAGGTGCTGGCGCAGTTCGACACGCAGGGCGACGAGTTCGCGCCGCAGCGCGTGCAAGACGAGCTGATCGGCCAGATGTCCGAGCTGCTGGGCATCGGCTACGACGTGCTGGCGCTGGACCTGACCGAATCGGAAAGCCGCCACCGGGCGCTGGTCAGTGACCCGACGCCACCTGCGGCGCAGCCGGCGTTGCCTTCGCCCACCGCCGGCACGCCGACTCCGCCGGGCGCAGCATCGTCCATCGCCACGCCTGCAGCGGCGGCCGGTCCTCCACCCGCCAGCCCTCCGGCGTCCGAGCCCACCTTGCGCCACGACGACACGGCGGTTGGCGAAGCGGCCACGGGAAGCCAGCCGGCCGCACCGGGCGATCTGCTTCGCGAGCACATCGTCTCGCCAGCACCGACGACAGAACGGCTCCAATCGATCCAGCGCATGGTCGCCGACCAGTTGGGCGATGCGCTGCCGCCCGACTTCTCGGCGAGCGTGCTGCAGTCCATCCCGGTGCAAGCCGGCGGACTCTATCCGATCTCCGACGTCTGGTACATCGACGCCGGCCTGGACACGCCCGATCGGCTGCGCATCCACATCGCGCAGTTCGCGCGCGAGATCGCCGGGGAGGCAGGCCTGGACGAGTGCATCGAGGATCGCGCCGATGGCATCGGGTTTGCGTGCCGCGCCCGCGGCCAAGCCCCGTCGCCGCTCGGCCGCGCGGTGCTGACGCTGCTCACTTCCCTGACGGGTCAGCCCGTCGCCGAAGCGGGCCTGGACGGCGCGCAGCTCGCCGCCGACCTGCCGACCCTGTTGCACGGCCAGAGCCAAGGCCATGGCAGCGGCGCAAGGCGCTTGAGCGACACGGCGTTGGTCAAGCTCTTTCGGCTGCTGCGCCTCGCCCGGCGTCTGCTGGACCTGGAAGCCGGCACCACGGCGCCCGGGACGTGA
- a CDS encoding YeiH family protein, whose protein sequence is MSSTPATPAISPTQQSALALWRMRLITLLPLGAIAWISMVLADHPAIAHYGLSALTLAMGAGMVAANTMPKHWLAPLAPGMQFARHHLLRLGVALYGLRLTFGAIAALGVGGVVVPLTMLVATLLFGTWVGSSFFGLSRREAILVSAGSAVCGAAAAIAVSSVVRTDDRQTAVAVATVVLFGTVGMLLYPWLYELATQHWHLAISERSFGIFTGATLHEVAQVIASGKMVSDGAADAAVVAKMVRVLALGPLLLVMALWPRTSWSQASGGSRNLHGLLRSVPWFALGFVAVMALNSAQMVPADWKPALIGFDNWMLACAMLAIGLHTRIGDLLRAGRKPLALAGVLFLFLMVVGAALCALLV, encoded by the coding sequence ATGTCTTCCACGCCTGCTACACCCGCGATTTCCCCGACTCAGCAGTCGGCGCTGGCGCTCTGGCGCATGAGGCTCATCACGCTCTTACCGCTTGGCGCCATCGCGTGGATCTCCATGGTCCTCGCCGATCACCCCGCGATTGCCCATTACGGCCTTTCTGCCCTGACCCTGGCGATGGGTGCCGGCATGGTGGCTGCCAATACGATGCCGAAACATTGGCTCGCGCCGCTTGCCCCCGGGATGCAGTTCGCGCGCCATCATCTGTTGCGCCTGGGTGTCGCCCTGTACGGTCTTCGCCTGACATTTGGCGCAATTGCGGCGCTTGGCGTCGGTGGGGTGGTGGTGCCGCTGACGATGCTCGTCGCCACGCTGCTCTTCGGCACGTGGGTCGGATCGTCGTTCTTCGGGTTGAGCCGTCGCGAAGCCATCCTGGTCAGCGCCGGTAGTGCTGTTTGCGGAGCGGCGGCGGCGATTGCGGTGTCGTCGGTCGTGCGTACCGATGACCGGCAAACGGCTGTGGCGGTGGCCACGGTGGTGCTTTTCGGAACGGTGGGGATGTTGCTTTACCCCTGGCTCTACGAGCTCGCCACGCAACACTGGCACCTTGCCATCAGCGAACGGAGCTTTGGCATCTTTACCGGCGCCACGCTGCATGAAGTGGCCCAGGTGATTGCCTCGGGAAAGATGGTCAGCGATGGCGCGGCCGATGCGGCGGTGGTCGCGAAGATGGTGCGCGTGCTCGCACTGGGCCCCCTGCTGCTGGTCATGGCGCTGTGGCCTCGCACGAGCTGGTCGCAGGCGTCCGGTGGCTCGCGCAATCTGCATGGGCTGCTCCGGTCGGTGCCTTGGTTTGCGTTGGGGTTCGTCGCTGTGATGGCGCTGAATTCAGCCCAGATGGTGCCGGCGGACTGGAAGCCTGCCCTGATCGGCTTCGATAACTGGATGCTGGCTTGCGCCATGCTTGCCATCGGCCTGCACACCCGCATCGGAGATCTGCTTCGCGCCGGCCGCAAGCCACTGGCGTTGGCGGGCGTCCTCTTCCTGTTCCTGATGGTCGTTGGTGCTGCGCTTTGCGCGCTGCTGGTCTGA
- a CDS encoding DUF3158 family protein has protein sequence MSDPNREPRYFRRLEQPAFMRLEHAASLKGLLKPFKGKGDFEAWASQCFAMRDELIALAQRQVLPQACGHPFHLLPVELAQQTTGAGTTFLRWRKHDRSAMGVALWQELMASPSTPVNLLHDLHEIELQRVMLNMQISLLHTLGRQAQECASKAAQADNTYLRRLASVPAAVRDR, from the coding sequence ATGAGCGACCCGAACCGCGAACCGCGCTACTTCCGTCGTCTGGAACAGCCAGCCTTCATGCGGCTGGAACACGCGGCCTCTCTAAAAGGCCTTTTAAAGCCTTTTAAAGGTAAAGGGGACTTCGAGGCCTGGGCCAGCCAGTGCTTCGCCATGCGCGACGAGTTGATTGCCCTGGCGCAGCGACAGGTGCTGCCACAGGCGTGCGGGCATCCCTTCCACCTGCTTCCCGTCGAGCTGGCCCAGCAGACCACTGGCGCAGGCACGACCTTTCTTCGCTGGCGCAAGCACGATCGATCGGCCATGGGCGTGGCGTTGTGGCAGGAGCTGATGGCGAGCCCCAGCACGCCGGTCAACCTGCTGCACGACCTGCACGAGATCGAACTGCAGCGCGTCATGCTGAACATGCAGATCAGCCTGCTGCACACCCTGGGCAGGCAAGCACAGGAATGCGCCAGCAAGGCCGCGCAGGCGGACAACACCTACCTGCGCCGGCTCGCGTCCGTTCCTGCCGCAGTGCGCGATCGGTGA
- a CDS encoding DUF2857 domain-containing protein produces MSTSHPLNQAVIAQALYDLRNGQLRRCKAMGFGEAELDALKHPALISVLANASVSWCSVTVNREVLQRLLNQAQDVEKEIATVDRMLRLGASTEMVSRFYGLTHQEVALRREILGLPKRKGRHPVLDETQDTELWRQWKAVTSSRNVDLEDETSILDAAMDLAEGMSLPLSVVWAAIRNWVDQGLG; encoded by the coding sequence ATGTCCACATCGCATCCGCTCAACCAGGCCGTGATTGCCCAGGCGCTGTATGACCTTCGCAACGGCCAACTGCGCCGCTGCAAGGCCATGGGCTTCGGCGAGGCCGAGCTGGATGCGCTCAAGCACCCCGCGCTGATCAGCGTGCTGGCCAACGCCAGCGTCTCGTGGTGCTCGGTCACGGTCAACCGCGAAGTGCTGCAGCGCCTGCTCAACCAGGCACAGGACGTGGAGAAGGAAATCGCCACGGTCGATCGCATGCTGCGGCTGGGGGCCAGCACGGAGATGGTCAGCCGCTTCTATGGCCTGACCCATCAGGAAGTCGCCCTGCGGCGGGAGATCCTCGGCCTGCCCAAGCGCAAGGGGCGCCACCCCGTCCTGGACGAGACCCAGGACACCGAACTGTGGCGGCAATGGAAAGCCGTGACCAGCAGCAGGAACGTCGATCTGGAGGACGAGACCTCGATTCTCGATGCGGCCATGGACCTGGCCGAGGGCATGTCGCTGCCGCTCTCGGTGGTCTGGGCCGCGATCAGGAACTGGGTCGATCAGGGATTGGGCTAG
- the ybaL gene encoding cation:proton antiporter domain-containing protein, which produces MHHATPLISTIVGGIVLAFILGAIANKFRLPPLIGYLCAGIVVGPHTPGYTADQTLAPELAELGVILLMFGVGLHFSVKDLMAVKRIAIPGAIVQISIATALSMLVAWGFDWSWGQGLVYGLALSVASTVVLLRALQERDLIESPQGRIAVGWLIVEDLAMVLTLVLLPAMARLLGGGDANATAPTTMEVLIEVLSTLGKVAAFVAVMLVIGRRFIPWMLERIVWTGSRELFRLGVLATALGVAFGAYALFGVSFALGAFFAGMVLAESEFSHRAAEESLPLRDAFSVLFFVSVGMLFDPMVLVNDPWGVLATLLIIVVGKSLAALGIVRAFGLNNRTGLTIAVSLAQIGEFSFILASLGVYLDILPERGQALILAGALLSIVLNPVLFHLLDRYTAREDKQGDPQPA; this is translated from the coding sequence ATGCATCACGCCACCCCGCTCATCAGCACAATCGTCGGCGGTATCGTGCTGGCGTTCATTCTGGGTGCGATTGCCAACAAGTTCAGGCTACCACCGCTGATCGGCTATCTTTGCGCGGGCATCGTCGTGGGGCCGCATACGCCTGGCTACACGGCAGATCAGACGCTGGCGCCGGAGCTTGCGGAGCTAGGCGTGATCCTGCTGATGTTCGGCGTCGGGCTGCATTTCTCGGTCAAGGACCTGATGGCCGTGAAGCGAATCGCCATTCCGGGGGCGATCGTCCAGATCAGCATCGCCACGGCTCTCAGCATGTTGGTGGCCTGGGGGTTCGACTGGTCCTGGGGGCAAGGGCTCGTGTACGGGCTGGCACTCTCGGTGGCCAGTACCGTGGTGCTGCTGCGCGCGCTGCAAGAGCGCGATTTGATCGAGTCGCCACAAGGCCGCATTGCCGTGGGCTGGCTGATCGTCGAAGATCTCGCGATGGTGCTGACGCTGGTGTTGCTGCCGGCCATGGCGCGATTGCTTGGTGGCGGTGATGCCAATGCGACAGCGCCGACCACGATGGAGGTACTGATCGAGGTCCTCTCCACGCTTGGCAAGGTGGCCGCGTTCGTCGCGGTGATGCTGGTGATTGGCCGGCGCTTCATTCCGTGGATGCTTGAGCGCATTGTCTGGACCGGTAGTCGCGAGTTGTTCCGCCTTGGGGTGCTGGCCACCGCGCTGGGTGTGGCCTTCGGCGCCTATGCGTTGTTCGGCGTGTCGTTTGCCCTCGGCGCCTTCTTCGCCGGCATGGTGCTGGCCGAATCGGAATTCAGCCATCGCGCGGCAGAGGAATCACTGCCGCTGCGCGATGCCTTCTCGGTGCTGTTCTTCGTCTCGGTGGGCATGCTGTTCGACCCAATGGTGCTCGTCAACGACCCCTGGGGGGTGCTGGCGACGCTCCTGATTATCGTCGTCGGCAAGTCGCTCGCCGCGCTCGGCATCGTGCGGGCCTTTGGCCTGAATAACCGGACCGGTCTGACGATTGCCGTGAGCCTCGCGCAGATCGGCGAGTTCTCCTTCATTCTGGCCAGCCTCGGTGTCTATCTGGACATCCTGCCAGAGCGGGGGCAGGCGCTGATCCTTGCGGGTGCATTGCTGTCGATCGTGCTCAATCCCGTGCTGTTTCACCTGCTCGACCGCTACACCGCGCGCGAAGACAAGCAGGGTGATCCGCAACCTGCCTGA
- a CDS encoding ParA family protein, whose protein sequence is MQVVSIISTKGGVGKTTTAANLGGLAADAGLRVLLLDLDVQPTLSSYYELTQRAPGGIYELLAFNERDLGQLVSRTIIAGLDLVLSDDHRGELNTLLLHAPDGRLRLRHLLPALAPLYDLVLIDTQGARSVLLEMAVLASDLALSPVTPEILAARELRRGTMQLLEDIAPYRHLGIEPPPLHLLINRVHPVSANARLIQQALRDLFQDSAGIRVLATDVPAIEAYPRAATRGLPVHRVEHRQPPGRVAPAALDTMRALASELFPQWQDRLAQVSGRPQRPLDPGRPHGERT, encoded by the coding sequence ATGCAGGTCGTGTCCATCATTTCAACGAAGGGCGGCGTCGGCAAGACCACGACGGCCGCCAACCTGGGCGGGCTCGCCGCGGACGCGGGCCTGCGCGTGCTGCTGCTCGATCTCGACGTGCAGCCCACCTTGTCCTCCTACTACGAACTGACCCAGCGCGCGCCGGGCGGCATCTATGAGCTGTTGGCCTTCAACGAGCGCGACCTTGGCCAGCTCGTGTCCCGCACGATCATCGCGGGCCTGGACCTGGTGCTGTCCGACGACCACCGGGGCGAGCTGAACACGTTGTTGCTGCATGCGCCGGATGGCCGCCTGCGGTTGCGGCATCTGCTGCCAGCACTTGCTCCCCTCTACGACCTGGTGCTGATCGACACCCAGGGCGCGCGTTCCGTGCTGCTGGAGATGGCGGTGCTCGCCTCCGATCTCGCGCTGTCGCCCGTCACGCCGGAGATCCTCGCGGCACGCGAGCTGCGGCGCGGCACCATGCAGTTGCTCGAAGACATTGCGCCGTACCGGCACCTGGGCATCGAACCGCCGCCGCTGCACTTGCTCATCAACCGCGTCCACCCGGTGTCCGCCAACGCACGGCTGATCCAGCAGGCCTTGCGCGACCTGTTCCAGGACAGCGCCGGCATCCGCGTGCTCGCCACCGACGTGCCGGCCATAGAAGCGTATCCACGTGCCGCAACGCGCGGCCTGCCGGTGCATCGGGTCGAGCACCGCCAGCCGCCCGGCAGAGTCGCCCCTGCCGCGCTCGACACGATGCGCGCGCTCGCCAGCGAGTTGTTCCCGCAATGGCAGGACCGACTGGCTCAAGTATCCGGCCGCCCGCAGCGACCTCTTGATCCTGGGAGGCCCCATGGCGAACGCACATGA
- a CDS encoding LysR family transcriptional regulator, producing MDQRPLRLTLRQLQVFVAVAQHGSTIAAADALAMSQSAVSASLAELERALNGALFDRVARRLAINEAGRQFFPRALSLLDQAQELERFASEGGVQLRIAASNTIGSYILPALLAGFRNAQTGPCALDLRIGNTQDVLQSLMKFEADIGLIEGTSQERDLRSVHWCDDEMVVVVGPTHPLAVAGEQSPQFHDMLRDADWIVREPGSGTREIIEARLVPELGALRFALELGNAEAIKRAVMSGFGVSCLSLHVVRDEIERGLLVALRSDLPRVIRPLQLVVHQDKFPTQGLLAFTEYLRGVAPSLGA from the coding sequence ATGGATCAGCGGCCGCTACGCCTTACCTTGCGCCAACTGCAGGTGTTCGTGGCTGTGGCCCAGCACGGCAGCACAATCGCCGCGGCCGACGCCCTTGCGATGTCGCAATCGGCCGTCAGCGCATCGCTGGCCGAGCTTGAGCGGGCATTGAACGGGGCGCTATTCGACCGGGTGGCCAGACGCCTTGCGATCAATGAAGCGGGACGGCAGTTCTTTCCCCGCGCACTATCGCTACTCGATCAAGCGCAGGAACTGGAGCGCTTCGCCTCGGAAGGTGGTGTCCAGTTGCGCATCGCCGCCAGCAACACCATCGGCAGCTATATCCTGCCCGCCTTGCTGGCGGGATTCCGCAATGCCCAGACTGGCCCATGCGCACTCGACCTCCGCATCGGCAACACGCAGGATGTGTTGCAGTCACTGATGAAGTTCGAGGCCGACATCGGCCTGATAGAAGGCACGAGCCAGGAGCGCGATCTGCGCAGCGTGCATTGGTGCGATGACGAGATGGTGGTGGTCGTTGGGCCTACGCATCCGTTGGCCGTCGCGGGAGAGCAATCGCCGCAGTTTCACGACATGCTGCGCGACGCAGATTGGATCGTGCGAGAACCAGGTTCCGGCACGCGTGAAATCATCGAGGCCCGCCTGGTACCCGAACTGGGCGCGCTGCGCTTTGCACTGGAACTCGGCAATGCAGAAGCCATCAAGCGCGCCGTCATGAGCGGATTCGGCGTCAGTTGCCTGTCGTTGCACGTCGTACGCGACGAAATCGAGCGTGGGCTGCTCGTCGCACTACGAAGCGACCTGCCCCGCGTGATCCGCCCGCTCCAGCTGGTCGTCCATCAGGACAAGTTTCCCACCCAGGGGCTGCTTGCGTTTACCGAGTACCTGCGAGGCGTGGCGCCAAGTCTCGGCGCCTGA
- a CDS encoding DUF305 domain-containing protein, giving the protein MAEHSHEHQHHTSGQMGKHGRPYAKFWVNMVLGLVVMYFVMFSMIDGARDFRNNLNMLYMAVTMWAPMGIFMLATMPGMFPNRRLNLVLYGLFAVLTLGSFAATRAQTGIGDRQFIASMVPHHSGAILMCREAQLSDPELVNLCQAISDGQRAEIEQMNRIAARLR; this is encoded by the coding sequence ATGGCTGAACATTCCCATGAACATCAACATCACACATCCGGTCAGATGGGTAAGCACGGCCGACCATACGCCAAGTTCTGGGTGAACATGGTGTTGGGCCTCGTCGTCATGTACTTCGTAATGTTCAGCATGATCGACGGCGCCAGGGACTTCAGAAACAATCTCAACATGCTCTACATGGCGGTCACTATGTGGGCGCCAATGGGCATCTTCATGCTAGCGACAATGCCCGGCATGTTTCCAAACCGGCGGCTCAATCTCGTGCTGTACGGCTTGTTTGCCGTTCTCACACTCGGTTCTTTTGCCGCTACCCGTGCTCAAACCGGAATCGGCGATCGACAGTTCATCGCGTCTATGGTCCCGCACCATTCGGGAGCGATCCTCATGTGCCGCGAGGCGCAGCTCTCAGATCCGGAACTCGTCAACCTATGCCAAGCGATTTCCGATGGCCAGCGCGCGGAGATCGAGCAGATGAACCGGATTGCTGCACGCCTTCGTTGA
- a CDS encoding single-stranded DNA-binding protein: MSTQFIGEGNIGSPPEYREFPNGNDDPRRLLRLNVYFDNPVPTKGGEFEDRGGFWAPVELWHHDADRWQQLYQKGMRVLVVGRMERDPWTDNEDQPRETWQVNARSVGILPYRIESVALSPKPQEAEPKPQATQESTAPKETKRRK; the protein is encoded by the coding sequence ATGAGCACACAATTCATCGGCGAGGGCAACATCGGATCGCCTCCCGAGTACCGCGAATTCCCCAATGGCAACGACGATCCTCGCCGGTTGCTCCGGCTGAACGTGTACTTCGACAACCCCGTCCCCACCAAGGGCGGCGAGTTCGAGGACCGCGGCGGCTTCTGGGCGCCGGTGGAACTCTGGCACCACGACGCCGACCGCTGGCAGCAGCTCTACCAGAAGGGCATGCGGGTGCTGGTCGTCGGCCGCATGGAGCGCGACCCCTGGACGGACAACGAAGATCAGCCGCGTGAGACTTGGCAGGTCAACGCGCGCAGTGTCGGCATCCTGCCGTACCGCATCGAGTCTGTGGCCCTCAGCCCGAAGCCACAGGAGGCAGAGCCGAAGCCCCAGGCCACCCAGGAATCGACGGCGCCGAAAGAGACCAAGCGCAGGAAGTGA